The sequence below is a genomic window from Nostoc flagelliforme CCNUN1.
GGTATAGTAAGCGATCGCTCAATCAAGGAGATAACGGGAAAAGTCAGAATCTACAATCGACAATCGGCAATCTGCAATCCGTTGACGGGCATCTCACATCTTGCATCAAGGTCTTCCAATAGTACATACTCTCGTATGCGATGATGCTCCTCAATTTAAACTATTAACTGATAATTTAGCTTTGTGCTGGGTGCATGAAGGGCGACACTATAAAAAATTGACTCCGTTTGTTGCTTGCCACCAGGAGATTTTAGACGACTTCCTTACGGAGTTTTGGGATTACTACCGAGAACTACTTGCTTATAGAGGTTCTCCAAACCAAAAGAAAAAACTTGAGCTTCAGTCAAAATTTGGGGAAATTTTTGGTACTGAAACTGGTTATAAGCAGTTGGATGAACGAAAACGATTAACAGCAGCAAAAGTATCTGAATTGCTATTGGTTTTAGAATATCCTGAACTACCTTTACACAATAACCCAGCGGAACTAGCTGCTAGAACTATGGTGCAGCGACGCAACATTAGTTATGCAACTCAAACAAGTCAAGGTACTAAAGCTTGGGACATTTTTATGTCTCTTGTGGCGACTACTCGGAAATTAGGTATCAGCTTTTTTGAGTATATGCAAGACCGTATTTCTCACAAAAGTAAGATACCGTCTTTGGGAACTATTATTAGATATAAATGTTTTTCTCAGCATCAGCCTCTGTCATGCCTTGAAGAATTACTTTGTATGTCAGGATAAACACTCTTATTGTTAATTCGCTCCTCAAATTAAAAACTAATTTTGAGCACCTCACTTTGGGGCACTGCTCCCGGTTGATATTGGTTAACGAGCGCTGGGTGTGGATATTCCTCAATATACATCGGTTGACATTGGTTAACGAGCGCCCCCCGGTCGGTCTTCCTCAACCTATATCGGTCGATTTTCATTTCATATCATATCTGGGCTTTACCGATTAATTTATCTTCGGATATTTTTAAGGGCGCTTCCCCGCTTACGGTTACCATTACCCCCGGCTTATTGAGCCGATGCAGAAATTCGTTATATTTCTCATTTACAGATTGCCTTTTGCTATATTGTGCATTTAATTCAGCAAGATTATTATTTAGTGTTGTTAGCTCTGTACTTTTTAATTCTGTATTTTTTTGTGATATGATACTTAATTAGTTAATTTCTTCTTTGCTTTGTTTCAATTTATTAACATCATTCTCGGAAGTAGAATTTGTGTTTTCTGATTGGTTTTGCTGTTCAGCTTTGTTTTGGATTGCCTCTACCCGGTTATCTGTATATCTCTGGATCTCTTTGATTTCATTTTGTAATGCTTTCTTGTTTGTATTATAATTATTGTTATTATAATAATTAACAACTTCTGAAAAAATCCAAAGTCCGGCTAGAGAAGAAGAAGTAATTCCTCCATATACAAAAACGGCAGTTATAAGTCCAAAAATTACTTTAGTCGTTGTTGACGGTGAACGGTGGATTGATAAAAATGGGTTGATGATAAATCCTGTGAGAGGATGTTCATATTTGCAAACAATTTGTTCAACATCAAATCTAATAGCCTGAGCAATATTTATATTAGATGATGATTCACGCAGAGCTTCTATTGCAAATATTAAAGCTTTAGAGAGTTCAGTCAGTTCTCTTTGAATTTTATCCCTATTGTCAGGTATAACTATTCTCGGTATTTTGTCCCACCAAATATTTTGCGGTGTATTTCTATTAATGAGCTTTTGAAGTCTATTAAACAATATAATTATTTGAGATATTTCTTTTCCTGCTGCTACTAAACTTTCTTGCTTAATTGGATCTGCAAAACTATTTAAATTATTTTTATAAAAATCTTTTATAAGTGCTTGAATAAGTGTCCTACTTTCATGTAAATTCCAATCATTATCAGTTATATTTTTATTAGAAACCATTTTGCCTCCAATTATTGTCTAAAGTTTATAGGTGTATCTGTGAATAGGTTTGAGAAAATTAGCCAAGATACTCAATTACTTTGTTTTTGCTTACTTGCTGCTTGTATCCACATTATTCTTAGCATGGAATATACGATTGGGCAGTGAATAGTACACTCAAGGGTACTTTTTGTGCAGACGCAAAGCTGTTTGTCGCCAGATATCACTACGGTTATTCTAGGTAGAAGCAGATTCAAAAGTGATATTGCTATTATTCCCAAAACCGCTTCTTCGGTATACTGAATTGGATACTCAGGAGTTTTTTGTGCCTA
It includes:
- a CDS encoding IS66 family transposase, producing MHQGLPIVHTLVCDDAPQFKLLTDNLALCWVHEGRHYKKLTPFVACHQEILDDFLTEFWDYYRELLAYRGSPNQKKKLELQSKFGEIFGTETGYKQLDERKRLTAAKVSELLLVLEYPELPLHNNPAELAARTMVQRRNISYATQTSQGTKAWDIFMSLVATTRKLGISFFEYMQDRISHKSKIPSLGTIIRYKCFSQHQPLSCLEELLCMSG